In the Cryptomeria japonica unplaced genomic scaffold, Sugi_1.0 HiC_scaffold_84, whole genome shotgun sequence genome, one interval contains:
- the LOC131058049 gene encoding germin-like protein 8-2, with translation MANRMIYFTLGLFLLICCYSDRVMAGDPDPLQDFCVADEESNVLVNGFVCKDPMQVSANDFFFRGLGQAGNTDNDVGSNVTMANVKQIPGLNTFGISLVRIDYAQNVGHENAVAIAGLSSQFPGVQTIANSLFAANPPLPDSVLSKAFRITQELGYWRPLVPFIASVLDISMSSSYSKD, from the exons ATGGCTAACCGCATGATTTACTTCACGTTGGGACTTTTTCTGTTGATATGCTGTTACAGCGACAGGGTCATGGCAGGGGATCCGGATCCCTTGCAAGATTTCTGCGTTGCAGATGAGGAAAGCAACG TTTTGGTGAACGGGTTCGTTTGCAAAGACCCAATGCAAGTTTCAGCAAACGATTTCTTCTTCCGGGGACTTGGGCAGGCAGGGAACACCGACAATGATGTGGGCTCCAACGTAACGATGGCGAACGTTAAACAGATACCAGGCCTCAATACGTTTGGAATATCGTTGGTCCGCATCGACTACGCA cagaatgtggggCATGAAAATGCAGTGGCCATAGCTGGATTGAGCAGCCAGTTTCCCGGAGTTCAGACAATCGCCAATTCTCTGTTTGCGGCGAATCCCCCTCTCCCCGATTCCGTTTTGAGCAAGGCCTTCCGCATCACCCAGGAACTG GGTTATTGGCGTCCTCTTGTGCCATTCATAGCATCTGTTTTGGACATCAGCATGTCCTCATCATATTCCAAAGATTGA